The genomic segment GGCCGTCGAGGCCCCGGGTGAGATGGACGCCCAGGAACGGGAACGCCGGGTCCGGCACCGGATAGACCAGGCCCCGGACCAGCCCGGCCCGGCTCGGCGCCAGTGCGTAGTACTCCCCGCGGAAGGGGACGATCCGCATGCCCGGCTCGTCACCGGCCAGCCGCGCCACCCGGTCGCTGTGCAGCCCCGCGCAGTTCACCAGGGCCCGGGCCCGCAGCACCGCGCCGTCTGCGGTGCGCACCGCGACCGACGAGGAGCGCCGGCCGACGGCCCGCACCTCGGCGCCGTACCGGATGCTCGCGCCCTCCTCCTCCGCCAGCCGGGCCAGCCGGCGGGCGACCGCCCCGTAATCGCACACCCCGGTGGAGCCGACATGGATCGCTGCCAGCCCCCGCACCGCCGGTTCCCGCTCCGCGATCTGCGCCGGCCCCAGCTCGCGCACCGGTATGCCGTGCTCCCGGCCGCGCTGCACCAGGGCGTGCAGCCGCGGCAGCTCCTCGCGTTCGGTGGCGACGATCAGCTTGCCGGTCACCTCGTACGGCAGGCCCTGCTCGGCACAGAACCGCACCATCTCCGCGGCGCCCCGCACCGCGAACCGCGCCTTCAACGAGCCCGGGCGGTAGTAGATGCCGCTGTGGATCACGCCGCTGTTGCGCCCCGTCTGGTGGAGCGCCGGGCCGGGCTCCTTCTCCAGCACGACCACCCGGGTGCCG from the Streptomyces xinghaiensis S187 genome contains:
- the lhgO gene encoding L-2-hydroxyglutarate oxidase, which encodes MSYDCDVLVIGGGIVGLSSAYAITRAAPGTRVVVLEKEPGPALHQTGRNSGVIHSGIYYRPGSLKARFAVRGAAEMVRFCAEQGLPYEVTGKLIVATEREELPRLHALVQRGREHGIPVRELGPAQIAEREPAVRGLAAIHVGSTGVCDYGAVARRLARLAEEEGASIRYGAEVRAVGRRSSSVAVRTADGAVLRARALVNCAGLHSDRVARLAGDEPGMRIVPFRGEYYALAPSRAGLVRGLVYPVPDPAFPFLGVHLTRGLDGHVHIGPNAVPALAREGYDWRTLRPAELAGTLAFPGSWRIARRHWRYGAGELRRSLSKRAFTEAVRRMLPEVSPADLVPAPAGVRAQAVLPDGGLVDDFLFAEAPRTVHVLNAPSPAATASLPIGREVARRALAALGMVRV